In one window of Hyla sarda isolate aHylSar1 chromosome 1, aHylSar1.hap1, whole genome shotgun sequence DNA:
- the LOC130296151 gene encoding uncharacterized protein LOC130296151, whose product MAESTDLVEIRGLKSSLGYFKANELLSINQIYPRSENRRLNYAGQKMKFSIEGVRSDLFLRLPVEFPVTRLRHTTTWTATEDILASQSFIGRQHDREEFMDLSFWGADIPSSDIEKAREDVYTYVHGNVPPEEAEEYRGEITRQFANSPAFDKEASRYGNFTFSLPFSDLLSLYKSQFCNKEEPQLSILGTDLYKQEIVHYVVVHCPDEARFMDLPRVRILQTREEEEPLPCVYWMGETLYWRPESTSADLKVLCKEGHIIAGHCEPHCGWFTDRGHCCHGVACVWNHLVFAFHIPDGRELEIPGQKLIDNLSACNALKPFMKDEKLEKPEAENIIRDMKKRYGGADD is encoded by the coding sequence ATGGCTGAGAGCACAGATCTAGTGGAAATTAGAGGGTTAAAATCATCTTTGGGATATTTCAAGGCAAATGAACTCTTATCAATAAATCAGATATATCCCAGGTCGGAGAACAGACGGTTAAATTATGCAGGACAGAAAATGAAGTTCAGCATAGAGGGAGTCAGATCTGATTTATTCCTCCGTCTTCCAGTAGAGTTCCCTGTCACTCGTCTCCGGCACACCACCACCTGGACGGCAACAGAGGACATTCTAGCCTCACAATCCTTCATAGGAAGACAACATGATAGAGAAGAATTTATGGACCTTTCCTTCTGGGGTGCGGATATTCCTTCCAGTGACATAGAGAAGGCTCGAGAAGACGTTTACACTTATGTCCATGGAAATGTTCCTCCAGAGGAGGCAGAAGAATACAGGGGAGAAATAACACGACAATTCGCCAACTCTCCAGCGTTTGATAAAGAAGCTTCTCGCTACGGGAACTTTACCTTCTCCCTCCCGTTCTCTGACCTCCTGTCTCTGTATAAATCCCAATTCTGTAATAAAGAGGAGCCACAGCTCAGTATATTGGGCACTGATCTCTACAAGCAGGAGATTGTTCACTATGTGGTCGTCCATTGTCCTGATGAAGCTCGTTTTATGGACCTCCCAAGGGTTCGTATTctccagaccagagaagaagaagaACCTCTTCCCTGTGTCTACTGGATGGGGGAAACTCTGTACTGGAGACCTGAATCCACTTCAGCTGATCTGAAAGTGTTATGTAAAGAAGGTCACATCATAGCAGGTCACTGCGAACCACATTGTGGCTGGTTTACCGACCGGGGGCACTGTTGCCATGGAGTTGCATGTGTGTGGAACCATCTGGTCTTTGCTTTCCATATCCCCGATGGTCGTGAGTTAGAGATTCCTGGGCAGAAGCTCATTGATAACCTGTCCGCCTGTAATGCTCTGAAGCCATTTATGAAAGatgaaaaactggaaaaaccTGAAGCAGAAAATATTATCAGAGACATGAAGAAGCGATACGGAGGAGCAGATGACTGA